Genomic segment of Kibdelosporangium phytohabitans:
AACGATTCCTGCCTGCGGGAGACCCCGACCGCAACGAAACCCAGGCACGGGAGGCATTCCTGGACCACCTGCCGGTCGACCCGGCGCGTGTGCACGTGATGGAGCCGTCAGACGGGAAGTTCGGCGACGACCCGGACGCGGCCGCTGAGGCATACGCGCGCCTGCTGGTGGCGAAGGCACCCGGCGAGGAGACCGTGCCCGCGTTCGACGTGTGCCTGCTGGGGGTCGGCGAGGAAGGCCACACCGCCTCGATCTTCCCGGACTCCCCTGCCGTCCACGAGACGGACCGGACGGTCGTGGCTGTGCGCGACTGCCCGAAACCGCCGCCCACGCGCGTCTCGCTGACACTGCCCGCGATCCGCCGCTCCCGCGAGGTCTGGTTGCTGACCGGCGGCGAAAGCAAGGCAGACGCGGTCGGCCTGGCACTCGACGGCGCCACCGAGGTGGACATCCCGGCAGCGGGCGCACGTGGCCGATCCCGCACGGTCTGGCTCCTGGACAAGGCAGCCGCCGCCAAGGCACCGGGCACCCATCG
This window contains:
- the pgl gene encoding 6-phosphogluconolactonase yields the protein MTAAPQVVVLADSNSLAAATAARLVTAIIDAQAATGSASVVLTGGRTGTAVLAQVLAVPAKDAVDWSRVDFYWGDERFLPAGDPDRNETQAREAFLDHLPVDPARVHVMEPSDGKFGDDPDAAAEAYARLLVAKAPGEETVPAFDVCLLGVGEEGHTASIFPDSPAVHETDRTVVAVRDCPKPPPTRVSLTLPAIRRSREVWLLTGGESKADAVGLALDGATEVDIPAAGARGRSRTVWLLDKAAAAKAPGTHRA